In Melopsittacus undulatus isolate bMelUnd1 chromosome 6, bMelUnd1.mat.Z, whole genome shotgun sequence, the following proteins share a genomic window:
- the C1GALT1C1 gene encoding C1GALT1-specific chaperone 1: MMSEGSSFVKGVVLGGAFCMLVTLLGHMKVGHGTRAHRHEHHHIQAPNTEDVLNLSEGERMELSKSIRVYCIILVKPKDLGHWAAVRETWSKHCDKVEFYSSENVKVFDSVALNTNDMWVMMRKAYKTTYDRYKDEFNWFFLAYPTTFAIIENLKYFLLKKDPSQPFYIGHTVKSGDLEYVDGEGGIVLSIESLRRFSRIVEDPDKCPEQGGMIWKLAEDKQLAICLKYTGVFAENAEDSEGKDVFNTKSVNALIKEAMSTHPQQVVDGCCSDMAITFSGLAPNHMHVMMYGVYRLRPYGHTYNDALVFLPLPGSDND; encoded by the coding sequence ATGATGTCCGAAGGCAGCTCCTTCGTGAAGGGGGTGGTGCTGGGAGGAGCCTTCTGcatgctggtcacactgctgggACACATGAAGGTAGGCCACGGGACTAGAGCCCATCGCCACGAGCATCATCACATCCAGGCTCCCAACACAGAAGATGTCCTGAACCTGTCAGAAGGTGAACGCATGGAGCTTAGTAAAAGTATCCGTGTTTATTGTATCATCCTTGTGAAACCCAAAGATCTGGGGCACTGGGCTGCAGTCAGAGAGACGTGGAGCAAGCACTGCGACAAGGTGGAATTCTACAGCTCAGAAAACGTCAAAGTGTTTGACTCTGTAGCCCTTAACACAAATGATATGTGGGTGATGATGAGAAAAGCTTACAAGACAACATACGACCGCTATAAAGATGAATTCAACTGGTTCTTCCTTGCGTATCCAACAACATTTGCTATTATTGAAAATCTCAAGtatttcttactgaaaaaagACCCCTCACAGCCTTTTTATATAGGCCACACTGTGAAATCTGGTGACCTTGAGTATGTAGATGGTGAGGGAGGAATTGTCTTAAGCATTGAATCACTAAGACGATTCTCCCGTATTGTTGAAGACCCTGACAAGTGCCCAGAGCAAGGAGGCATGATTTGGAAGCTTGCTGAGGACAAACAGCTGGCCATCTGCCTGAAGTACACTGGGGTGTTTGCTGAAAACGCTGAagattcagaaggaaaagatgtCTTCAACACCAAGTCAGTCAATGCTCTTATTAAGGAAGCAATGTCTACTCACCCTCAGCAGGTGGTGGatggctgctgctctgacatGGCCATCACCTTCAGCGGTCTGGCCCCGAACCACATGCATGTGATGATGTATGGTGTCTACAGGCTGCGACCTTATGGCCACACATACAACGATGCACTGGTGTTCTTGCCACTTCCAGGCTCAGACAATGACTGA